Proteins encoded in a region of the Agromyces protaetiae genome:
- a CDS encoding ComEC/Rec2 family competence protein: MQGARGQRWAGAPGRGAGTDRGSVSSRRVSAMGFGDGPRAVNRGAEPVRTRDLRLLTPACLAWVSAWVTVAAPDAGVPGWLPTVVAWTAACGLAVALVLLRRRLGRAYRSVIAAALLATAAAALVTQSVTVTAEVRDASPLRAAAESAREVDVVVEVTSAPRAVTTSAVPAWAHEVSRVRYRAVIVDVDGAPVPRVAVSVIGPGKPGLVFGARAAFSARVDLGPAAEASAFRLRPTGDVATAPPAGFLAWTADLRSSFAAEAGRLGGDGGALVPGLAIGDTSAVGEQLDADMKVSSLAHLTAVSGANCAIVTALAFALAAACGAPRIVRVLVALVALAGFVALVTPEASVVRAATMAVIVLVATAFGRPGGGVAALSLAVILLLTADPWIARDYGFALSVCATAGLLLLAGPLGARLSRVMPRALAMALAVPIAAQSACQPVLILLDPAIASYGVVANLLAGPAAPAATMAGLAGCLLLPLLPSVGFAAMQVAAAPATWIALVAHGVAALPVARVPWVADAGGALLLAVGTGAGVWLLLARRRPRWMIRAVAGVALLAVAVPVGVAIGGPALRRAGLPGDWVVAACDIGQGDAVLIRDGGAVALIDTGPDEAALERCLTLTGVERIDLLVLTHWDADHVAGVAAVAGRVSTVIHGPLDGDRSTRALRPLVDGGADAHEVTAGMRGRLGAAAWEVLWPPPDEEPGNDASVVLALRTAGFDGLFLGDLGEAAQARLLRDAHPADVDLVKVAHHGSADQSADLYARLGATVGLIGVGADNGYGHPTGSLLELLADAGTAVVRTDRSGTALLSLEDGAFRVWTERVRTDTAGARADAAGAGAETIAAGAERSDVGAWVARHHLMIWERRRPTIDLSVGERRHQWQHAAAADRPRARRRSRNSRGIRCGPRRWCSSPVPRTCSRSARSACSATSCDPKTRHSR, translated from the coding sequence GTGCAGGGCGCACGCGGTCAGCGCTGGGCCGGTGCGCCCGGCCGGGGCGCGGGCACTGATCGGGGCTCGGTCTCCAGCCGGCGCGTGTCGGCGATGGGGTTCGGCGACGGGCCGCGCGCGGTGAACCGCGGCGCCGAACCCGTTCGCACGAGAGATCTGCGTCTGCTGACGCCCGCCTGCCTCGCGTGGGTCTCGGCCTGGGTCACCGTCGCAGCACCCGATGCGGGGGTGCCGGGCTGGCTTCCGACGGTCGTCGCATGGACGGCGGCCTGTGGCCTCGCGGTCGCGCTGGTCCTGCTTCGCCGACGTCTCGGAAGGGCGTACAGGTCGGTGATCGCGGCGGCACTCCTCGCGACGGCTGCGGCCGCGCTCGTGACGCAGTCGGTGACGGTGACCGCGGAGGTGCGCGACGCCTCGCCGCTGCGTGCGGCGGCCGAGTCGGCGCGCGAGGTCGACGTCGTCGTCGAGGTCACGAGTGCGCCGCGTGCGGTGACGACGAGCGCGGTGCCCGCGTGGGCACACGAGGTGTCGCGCGTGCGGTACCGGGCGGTCATCGTCGACGTCGACGGCGCGCCGGTGCCACGGGTCGCCGTGAGTGTGATCGGCCCAGGGAAGCCCGGCCTGGTGTTCGGCGCGCGCGCGGCGTTCTCCGCCCGCGTCGATCTCGGACCCGCGGCTGAGGCGTCGGCATTCCGGCTCCGGCCCACAGGCGACGTCGCGACGGCGCCGCCGGCCGGATTCCTCGCCTGGACGGCCGATCTCCGTTCGAGCTTCGCGGCTGAGGCCGGCCGGCTGGGCGGCGACGGCGGTGCGCTCGTGCCCGGCCTCGCGATCGGCGACACGAGCGCGGTCGGCGAGCAGCTCGACGCCGACATGAAGGTGTCTTCGCTCGCCCACCTCACGGCGGTCTCGGGCGCCAACTGCGCGATCGTGACCGCGCTGGCGTTCGCCCTCGCCGCCGCGTGCGGCGCACCCAGGATCGTCCGGGTGCTCGTGGCGCTCGTCGCGCTCGCGGGATTCGTCGCGCTGGTCACCCCAGAGGCCAGCGTGGTGCGCGCGGCGACGATGGCCGTGATCGTTCTGGTCGCGACCGCGTTCGGTCGCCCGGGCGGCGGCGTCGCGGCGCTGTCACTCGCGGTGATCCTGCTCTTGACCGCCGACCCGTGGATCGCGCGAGACTACGGCTTCGCGCTCTCGGTGTGCGCGACGGCCGGCCTGTTGCTCCTCGCCGGACCCCTCGGCGCGCGCCTGTCACGGGTCATGCCCCGGGCGCTCGCGATGGCGCTCGCGGTGCCCATCGCCGCGCAATCGGCATGTCAGCCCGTGCTCATCCTGCTCGACCCCGCGATCGCGTCGTACGGCGTCGTGGCGAACCTGCTCGCCGGTCCGGCGGCCCCGGCCGCGACGATGGCCGGGCTGGCCGGCTGTCTGCTGCTCCCGCTGCTCCCGTCGGTCGGATTCGCGGCGATGCAGGTCGCCGCGGCGCCGGCCACGTGGATCGCGCTCGTCGCGCACGGCGTGGCGGCGTTGCCGGTCGCGCGGGTGCCGTGGGTCGCCGATGCGGGAGGCGCGCTGCTGCTCGCCGTGGGCACCGGGGCAGGAGTGTGGCTGCTGCTCGCGCGCCGCCGTCCACGTTGGATGATCCGCGCGGTAGCCGGCGTGGCGCTGCTCGCGGTCGCCGTGCCGGTCGGGGTGGCGATCGGCGGGCCCGCGCTCCGGCGCGCCGGCCTGCCAGGCGACTGGGTCGTCGCCGCCTGCGACATCGGTCAGGGCGATGCCGTGCTGATCCGAGACGGTGGTGCCGTCGCCCTCATCGACACCGGCCCCGACGAGGCCGCGCTCGAACGGTGCCTCACGCTCACCGGGGTCGAGCGCATCGACCTGCTCGTGCTCACGCACTGGGACGCCGACCATGTCGCCGGGGTCGCCGCCGTCGCGGGGCGCGTGAGCACGGTGATCCACGGGCCGCTCGACGGCGACCGTTCGACGCGTGCCCTCCGCCCGCTCGTCGACGGCGGAGCCGACGCGCACGAGGTCACGGCCGGGATGCGCGGGCGTCTCGGGGCCGCAGCGTGGGAGGTGCTCTGGCCGCCGCCGGATGAGGAGCCCGGCAACGATGCGAGTGTCGTCCTCGCTCTGCGCACAGCCGGCTTCGACGGTCTGTTCCTCGGGGATCTCGGGGAAGCGGCGCAGGCGCGGCTGCTCCGCGACGCCCACCCCGCCGACGTCGATCTGGTGAAAGTCGCCCACCACGGCTCGGCCGATCAGAGCGCCGACCTCTACGCGCGACTCGGCGCGACGGTGGGCCTCATCGGCGTCGGCGCCGACAACGGGTACGGGCATCCGACGGGGTCGCTGCTCGAGCTGCTCGCGGATGCGGGGACCGCCGTCGTGCGGACCGACCGTTCCGGCACGGCGCTGCTCTCGCTCGAGGACGGCGCGTTCCGGGTGTGGACGGAGCGCGTCCGCACCGACACGGCCGGTGCCCGCGCCGACGCGGCCGGCGCCGGCGCTGAGACGATCGCTGCCGGCGCTGAGCGGAGCGACGTCGGCGCGTGGGTGGCCCGGCATCACCTCATGATCTGGGAGCGTCGGCGGCCGACCATAGACTTGAGCGTCGGCGAACGGAGACATCAGTGGCAGCACGCGGCGGCAGCGGATCGGCCAAGAGCAAGGCGGCGATCCCGCAACTCGCGTGGAATCAGGTGCGGCCCGCGCCGGTGGTGCTCGTCTCCGGTCCCGAGAACGTGCTCGCGGAGCGCGCGATCGGCATGCTCCGCGACTTCCTGCGATCCGAAGACCCGTCACTCGAGGTGA
- a CDS encoding ComEA family DNA-binding protein, whose amino-acid sequence MDADDPDPLAKLDASARRAPKKARTAVGAAIVCFLLAVAVAAVLSAGGGGEHGELITRGAEGAAEGDEAATAGTDVAAGDPGAVLLVHVLGAVARPGLVELTAGARVVDAIAAAGGLLGDADPAGVNLARAVADGEQIRVPKVGEVAAGDAGGAPGAAGAPGAAGGGASGDGLVHLNAATLADLDTLPRIGPALAQRILDWRDANGPFTSVDQLREVAGIGDATFAGLVDLVGL is encoded by the coding sequence ATGGATGCAGACGACCCCGACCCGCTGGCCAAGCTCGATGCGTCCGCGCGTCGTGCGCCGAAGAAGGCCCGGACCGCGGTCGGTGCGGCGATCGTGTGTTTCCTGCTGGCGGTGGCGGTCGCCGCGGTGCTGTCCGCCGGAGGAGGCGGTGAACACGGAGAGCTGATCACCCGCGGGGCCGAGGGGGCCGCCGAGGGCGACGAGGCCGCGACGGCGGGGACCGACGTCGCGGCCGGCGACCCCGGAGCAGTGCTGCTCGTCCACGTGCTCGGGGCCGTCGCGAGGCCGGGGCTCGTCGAGCTGACCGCGGGGGCGCGGGTCGTCGACGCGATCGCGGCGGCGGGCGGGCTGCTGGGCGACGCCGACCCGGCGGGCGTGAATCTCGCGCGGGCCGTCGCCGATGGCGAGCAGATCAGGGTGCCGAAGGTCGGCGAGGTGGCAGCCGGCGACGCCGGGGGAGCTCCCGGCGCAGCGGGTGCGCCGGGAGCGGCGGGCGGCGGGGCATCCGGCGACGGGCTCGTCCACCTGAACGCGGCGACGCTTGCCGATCTCGACACGCTGCCGCGGATCGGGCCCGCGCTCGCCCAGCGCATCCTCGACTGGCGCGACGCGAACGGTCCGTTCACGAGCGTCGACCAGTTGCGTGAGGTTGCCGGCATCGGCGACGCGACGTTCGCCGGGCTCGTCGATCTGGTGGGCCTGTGA
- a CDS encoding XylR family transcriptional regulator → MRTSSPTRHVALLVETSNAYARGLLAGIRSFAAERPRWSLYLAEHSRLETDYSWLEGWRGHGVLARVETTGTAEVIRALDLPTVDLSAKRLMPELPIVETDDRQIAAWAVEHFARLGLREFAYCGDERYGWSLARGDAFAEEAARRGTVAHTFALDASGRRSSERERLALWVRRLPHPIGLLACYDVAGQEVLEACKIAGVRVPDEVAVLGVDNDELFCTLTSPQLSSIEPDAARTGFLAAELLDHMMAGRPQAPGLRPIPPRRIATRQSTDLVSVDDPLAAAAMRFIRDRSDTAILVESVLRHVGLSRRALDLRLTKLLGRTVHGEIVRARIARVAELLTTTDWTLPRIAEELDFPHAEYMGVMFKRELGTSPGAYRRAAEGRVSRQSVSPRSIDAP, encoded by the coding sequence GTGCGAACCTCCTCACCGACCCGCCATGTCGCGCTGCTGGTCGAGACGTCGAACGCCTATGCGCGGGGCCTGCTCGCAGGCATCCGGAGCTTCGCCGCCGAGCGCCCGCGGTGGTCGTTGTACCTTGCCGAGCACAGTCGGCTCGAGACGGATTACTCGTGGCTCGAGGGGTGGCGCGGGCACGGCGTGCTCGCCCGCGTCGAGACGACCGGGACCGCCGAGGTCATCCGCGCCCTCGACCTTCCCACCGTCGATCTGAGTGCCAAACGGCTCATGCCGGAACTGCCCATCGTCGAGACCGACGACCGGCAGATCGCGGCGTGGGCCGTGGAGCATTTCGCCCGTCTCGGTCTCCGAGAGTTCGCCTACTGCGGCGACGAGCGCTACGGCTGGTCCCTCGCGCGTGGCGACGCCTTCGCCGAGGAGGCGGCGCGGCGCGGCACCGTTGCGCACACCTTCGCGTTGGACGCGTCGGGACGCAGGTCGAGTGAGCGTGAGCGGCTCGCACTGTGGGTGCGCCGCCTGCCCCATCCCATCGGATTGCTCGCCTGCTATGACGTCGCGGGCCAGGAGGTGCTCGAAGCGTGCAAGATCGCCGGGGTGCGGGTGCCCGACGAGGTCGCCGTGCTCGGCGTCGACAACGACGAGCTGTTCTGCACGCTCACCAGCCCGCAGCTGTCCAGTATCGAGCCGGATGCGGCGCGCACCGGATTCCTCGCAGCTGAGCTCCTCGACCACATGATGGCCGGCAGGCCGCAGGCGCCTGGCTTGCGACCGATACCACCCCGACGCATCGCCACGCGCCAGTCGACCGATCTCGTCTCGGTGGACGATCCGCTCGCGGCGGCGGCCATGCGCTTCATCCGTGACCGGTCCGACACCGCGATCCTCGTCGAGTCGGTGCTCCGTCACGTCGGGCTGTCGCGACGCGCACTCGACCTCCGGCTGACGAAGCTCCTCGGCCGAACCGTGCATGGTGAGATCGTGCGTGCGCGGATCGCACGCGTGGCTGAGCTGCTCACGACCACCGATTGGACGCTGCCCCGCATCGCCGAAGAGCTCGACTTCCCGCACGCCGAGTACATGGGCGTCATGTTCAAACGGGAGCTCGGCACCTCGCCCGGCGCCTACCGGCGGGCCGCCGAGGGCCGGGTGTCGCGGCAGTCCGTGTCTCCGCGATCGATCGACGCGCCCTGA
- a CDS encoding Gfo/Idh/MocA family protein, whose amino-acid sequence MTMKVRIALAGLGFGAEFIPIYQAHPDAELVALCQRNEHSLTTIADRFQVPRRFTSYDELVADPDIDAVHINTPIPDHAAHTIAALEAGKHVACTVPMATTLDELRAIVAAAKASGRNYMMMETVVYSREYLHVRSLVDDGTIGRIQFLRGWHFQEMAGWPGYWEGLPPMHYATHAVSPVLALAGALAESVVCHGSGRISPELTAHYGSPFAVESALIALRNSNVSAEIARSLFETAHEYVEGFTVFGDRATFEWEQTQDAGHVLHVGEKPRRVEVPDFAHLLPAEVARFTTRGVYDEDNEHLSFVQGSGHGGSHPHLAHEFVRSIVEGRPAAIDAEVAANWTAVGICAHESAMRGGERVRIPDFAGELAAGKQAEAVI is encoded by the coding sequence ATGACGATGAAAGTACGGATTGCGCTCGCCGGCCTGGGATTCGGTGCCGAGTTCATCCCGATCTACCAGGCCCACCCCGACGCCGAGCTGGTCGCACTCTGCCAACGCAACGAGCACTCGCTCACGACGATCGCGGACCGGTTCCAGGTCCCCCGACGCTTCACCAGTTACGACGAGCTCGTGGCCGATCCCGACATCGACGCCGTGCACATCAACACCCCCATTCCCGATCACGCCGCGCACACGATCGCGGCGCTCGAGGCGGGGAAGCACGTCGCGTGCACCGTGCCGATGGCGACGACCCTCGACGAGTTGCGCGCGATCGTCGCTGCGGCCAAGGCCTCCGGGCGCAACTACATGATGATGGAGACCGTCGTTTACTCACGCGAGTACCTCCACGTGCGCAGCCTCGTGGACGACGGCACCATCGGACGGATCCAGTTCCTCCGAGGGTGGCATTTCCAGGAGATGGCCGGCTGGCCCGGATACTGGGAAGGGCTGCCACCCATGCACTACGCGACCCACGCGGTGAGCCCCGTGCTCGCGCTGGCCGGTGCGCTCGCCGAGAGCGTCGTCTGCCACGGATCCGGACGGATCTCGCCCGAGCTCACTGCACACTACGGGTCGCCGTTCGCCGTCGAGAGCGCCCTCATCGCTCTGCGCAACTCGAATGTGAGCGCAGAGATCGCCCGTTCCCTCTTCGAGACGGCACACGAGTACGTCGAGGGATTCACCGTGTTCGGCGATCGGGCGACGTTCGAGTGGGAGCAGACGCAGGATGCCGGTCACGTGCTGCACGTCGGTGAGAAGCCACGACGCGTCGAAGTTCCCGACTTCGCGCACCTCCTGCCGGCCGAAGTCGCACGATTCACCACGCGCGGCGTCTACGACGAGGACAACGAGCATCTCTCGTTCGTCCAGGGCAGTGGACACGGCGGCTCCCACCCGCATCTCGCGCACGAGTTCGTGCGAAGCATCGTCGAGGGTCGCCCGGCGGCCATCGACGCCGAGGTCGCGGCCAACTGGACCGCGGTCGGTATCTGCGCGCACGAATCGGCGATGCGTGGCGGCGAACGCGTGCGCATCCCCGACTTCGCCGGGGAGCTCGCCGCAGGGAAACAGGCCGAGGCGGTCATCTGA
- a CDS encoding sugar phosphate isomerase/epimerase family protein codes for MAPAGPIVTVATICFDGFGDEDFAPTFASASELGVRDIEFNAWYPRNLTPAGIARIVERCTTAGLRPAALQVSAFAPGPEPHDLTREVSRWMWLLDAAQRLGVSVVKATGSARGERGGLDAVVALLREVAPAAQASGITIAIENHARNVIEFPEDYRRIFADVESPAIGMCLDTGHFVASGVDPLDIVDEFAARVVHVDLKDCTGAGGDFVRFGEGVVDFDTILSRVVATGYTGHLVVELPLVDRSTMIADLTAGAVIASRSAHPNHPPTEE; via the coding sequence ATGGCGCCGGCAGGCCCCATCGTCACGGTCGCGACCATCTGCTTCGACGGCTTCGGCGACGAGGATTTCGCACCGACCTTCGCGTCCGCATCCGAACTCGGCGTGCGGGACATCGAGTTCAACGCCTGGTATCCGCGAAACCTCACGCCGGCCGGGATCGCGCGGATTGTCGAGCGCTGCACGACGGCGGGGCTCAGGCCCGCCGCGCTCCAGGTCTCTGCGTTCGCCCCTGGACCGGAACCGCACGATCTGACGCGCGAGGTCTCGAGGTGGATGTGGCTCCTCGACGCCGCACAGCGACTGGGCGTCTCCGTCGTCAAGGCCACCGGATCGGCGCGCGGGGAACGAGGCGGGCTCGACGCCGTCGTCGCCCTGCTCCGCGAGGTCGCTCCCGCGGCGCAGGCTTCCGGGATCACGATCGCGATCGAGAACCATGCCCGGAACGTGATCGAGTTCCCCGAGGACTATCGGCGGATCTTCGCGGATGTGGAGTCGCCGGCCATCGGAATGTGCCTCGACACCGGCCACTTCGTGGCGTCCGGCGTCGATCCGCTCGACATCGTCGACGAGTTCGCCGCGCGTGTCGTGCACGTGGACCTGAAGGACTGCACCGGTGCGGGCGGGGACTTCGTCCGATTCGGCGAGGGCGTCGTGGACTTCGACACGATCCTCTCCCGGGTCGTCGCAACCGGATACACCGGACACCTCGTCGTCGAGCTCCCGCTCGTCGATCGGTCGACGATGATCGCCGACCTCACCGCGGGCGCGGTGATCGCATCGCGCTCCGCTCATCCGAACCATCCACCCACCGAGGAATGA
- a CDS encoding ABC transporter substrate-binding protein, with amino-acid sequence MRTHGNGAISVRPRMNAVRRRTLVAAITTTTALAVLAGCASPGASTSSGDLSEDGPLSITWYGSDARNAAVQEVVDGFAAQAEGVDVQTQPTTFEAYWDRLSVQSSGNTMACVVAMQSRYEARYEARGSLLVLDDLIADGTIDVSGIPDEVLESQRASDGNLYVIPFGIWYEGATLNIPFIEQSGLAAPDADTWEDYLEWGAAAVPAMPDGVWPLTDRGGEVTQFQAFAIERGENLFEDDGIGFSADTLVDWLELWSGAIEDGVVPPAGTTAEQVGVPTAQTLVAQGRAMVSSTGDNNISDIQLTLDQNGLGTVSIAPSPTGTKPQVVGTNGWAISSNCGNTKQATAFIDYFVNSDEGATILQAQTGLPPVSSVLDSQIARPETSAAIKERAALYQQLLADGAVVDVWPDATQQLVTQFRTAYEEVAFGRMSAEDSAETFIEQAEAALSGF; translated from the coding sequence ATGAGAACCCATGGCAACGGTGCCATCTCCGTCAGGCCGCGTATGAACGCCGTCCGACGGCGCACGCTGGTCGCCGCGATCACGACGACGACGGCCCTCGCCGTCCTCGCGGGCTGCGCCTCACCTGGCGCGTCCACATCGTCCGGCGACCTCTCCGAGGACGGGCCGCTCTCGATCACCTGGTACGGCTCCGACGCCCGCAACGCCGCCGTGCAGGAGGTCGTCGACGGGTTCGCCGCTCAGGCGGAGGGCGTCGACGTCCAGACTCAACCCACCACGTTCGAGGCGTACTGGGACCGGCTCTCCGTCCAGTCGTCCGGCAACACGATGGCCTGCGTGGTCGCGATGCAGTCCCGCTACGAGGCGCGATACGAAGCACGGGGCTCGCTTCTGGTACTCGACGACCTCATCGCGGACGGCACGATCGACGTCTCGGGGATCCCGGACGAGGTGCTCGAAAGCCAGCGCGCCTCCGACGGCAACCTCTATGTCATCCCGTTCGGCATCTGGTACGAGGGTGCCACCCTGAACATCCCCTTCATCGAGCAGTCCGGGCTCGCCGCGCCCGACGCCGACACCTGGGAGGACTACCTCGAATGGGGTGCCGCAGCGGTACCCGCGATGCCCGACGGCGTCTGGCCCCTCACCGACCGAGGCGGCGAAGTGACCCAGTTCCAGGCCTTCGCCATCGAACGCGGTGAGAACCTGTTCGAGGACGACGGCATCGGGTTCAGCGCAGACACCCTCGTCGACTGGCTGGAGCTGTGGTCCGGTGCGATCGAAGACGGCGTGGTGCCGCCCGCGGGCACGACCGCTGAGCAGGTCGGCGTGCCGACCGCGCAGACACTCGTGGCGCAGGGGCGGGCGATGGTCTCGAGCACGGGCGACAACAACATCTCCGACATCCAGCTGACGCTCGATCAGAACGGGCTGGGCACCGTCTCGATCGCGCCGTCGCCGACAGGGACGAAGCCGCAGGTAGTGGGGACCAACGGCTGGGCGATCTCGTCGAACTGCGGGAACACCAAGCAGGCCACGGCCTTCATCGACTACTTCGTGAACTCCGACGAGGGTGCCACGATCCTGCAGGCGCAGACCGGTCTGCCTCCCGTGTCCTCCGTGCTCGACAGCCAGATCGCACGGCCTGAGACGTCCGCCGCGATCAAGGAGCGCGCGGCGCTCTACCAGCAGCTGCTCGCCGACGGCGCCGTCGTCGATGTCTGGCCCGATGCGACCCAGCAGCTCGTCACCCAGTTCCGCACCGCGTACGAGGAGGTCGCGTTCGGACGCATGTCGGCCGAGGACTCCGCCGAGACGTTCATCGAGCAGGCCGAGGCCGCGCTCTCCGGCTTCTGA
- a CDS encoding carbohydrate ABC transporter permease — protein MTSLLKREDLAHVPTAPAPGGPPAVGRRTWSERRRSNVAAYVFLSPWLLGFFGITAIPMLASLVLSFTNFSGSFQTMQWIGLENYRLMFFVDPAYWGSVRVTFLYVFLSVPVMLAFALLIATVLNRGIRALGLYRTIFYIPSLLGGSVAIAVLWRFVWGETGLLNNILAWFGAQHGSWIGDPDTALITIMVLNVWTFGSPMIIFLAGLRQVPGELYEAAALDGAGRWARFLHITLPSISPVVLFNGILAIIGGFQAFTQVYVVSGGTGGPAGSTLFYTLLLYQRAFSELRFGYASAMAWVLLVVIAAATAAIFASGRFWVHYGNEDDR, from the coding sequence ATGACCTCACTCTTGAAGCGCGAAGACCTCGCGCACGTCCCTACGGCCCCCGCCCCCGGCGGACCACCCGCCGTCGGCCGGCGGACCTGGAGCGAACGCCGGCGATCGAACGTCGCGGCGTACGTGTTCCTGAGCCCCTGGCTGCTCGGATTCTTCGGCATCACGGCGATCCCGATGCTGGCGTCGCTGGTGCTGTCGTTCACGAACTTCTCCGGCTCGTTCCAGACGATGCAGTGGATCGGGCTCGAGAACTACCGACTGATGTTCTTCGTCGACCCGGCGTACTGGGGCTCGGTGCGGGTGACGTTCCTCTACGTGTTCCTCTCGGTGCCGGTCATGCTCGCCTTCGCGCTCCTGATCGCGACCGTGCTGAACCGCGGCATCCGTGCGCTGGGTCTCTACCGCACCATCTTCTACATCCCTTCGCTCCTCGGCGGCAGCGTCGCCATCGCGGTGCTCTGGCGCTTCGTGTGGGGTGAGACCGGGCTGCTGAACAACATCCTCGCGTGGTTCGGTGCGCAACACGGCAGCTGGATCGGCGACCCCGACACCGCGCTCATCACGATCATGGTGCTGAACGTGTGGACCTTCGGGTCCCCGATGATCATCTTCCTCGCGGGTCTGCGTCAGGTGCCCGGAGAACTCTACGAGGCCGCAGCCCTCGACGGCGCCGGCCGGTGGGCGAGGTTCCTTCACATCACCCTGCCCTCCATCTCGCCGGTCGTGCTGTTCAACGGCATCCTCGCGATCATCGGCGGGTTCCAGGCGTTCACACAGGTCTATGTCGTGAGCGGCGGCACCGGCGGACCGGCGGGCTCGACGCTGTTCTACACACTGCTGCTGTATCAGCGCGCCTTCAGCGAGCTGCGGTTCGGCTATGCGTCGGCGATGGCCTGGGTGCTGCTGGTCGTCATCGCGGCGGCCACCGCAGCGATCTTCGCCAGCGGGCGGTTCTGGGTGCACTACGGGAACGAGGACGATCGATGA
- a CDS encoding carbohydrate ABC transporter permease has protein sequence MTLTMAGSTARTGTASWRVRRILIHVCLVSAAFVMVYPLLWMTASAFRPPEQVLVENGLFVADPTLENFEIGWRAIGTTTFGTFFTNSIIIAVFAVIGNVISCAMAAYAFARLKFRGRKVWFALMIGTIMLPYHVLLIPQYLLFSQLGWVDTFLPLIVPKFLATEAFFVFLLVQFFRLIPGELIEAARMDGCGHARIFLRIILPLSIPALATTAAFSFIWAWNDFLYPLIYLTSPANYTVPIGLAMFVDASGTSNYGGLFAMSLLSLLPVIGFFLAFQKLLLNGISTTGLK, from the coding sequence ATGACGCTCACCATGGCCGGCTCCACGGCGCGCACCGGCACGGCGTCCTGGCGCGTACGGCGGATCCTCATCCACGTCTGTCTCGTCTCAGCCGCGTTCGTGATGGTCTATCCGCTGCTCTGGATGACGGCCTCGGCGTTCCGGCCGCCCGAGCAGGTGCTCGTCGAGAACGGCCTGTTCGTCGCCGACCCGACGCTCGAGAACTTCGAGATCGGCTGGCGCGCGATCGGCACGACGACGTTCGGCACGTTCTTCACGAACTCGATCATCATCGCGGTGTTCGCCGTGATCGGGAACGTGATCTCGTGCGCCATGGCGGCGTACGCGTTCGCGCGGTTGAAGTTCCGCGGGCGCAAGGTGTGGTTCGCGCTCATGATCGGCACGATCATGCTCCCGTACCACGTGCTGCTGATCCCGCAGTACCTGTTGTTCAGCCAACTCGGCTGGGTCGACACCTTCCTCCCGCTGATCGTGCCGAAGTTCCTCGCCACCGAGGCGTTCTTCGTCTTCCTGCTCGTGCAGTTCTTCCGGCTGATCCCGGGTGAGCTCATCGAGGCGGCGCGAATGGACGGTTGCGGCCATGCGCGGATCTTCCTGCGCATCATCCTGCCGTTGTCGATCCCGGCGCTCGCGACCACCGCGGCGTTCTCGTTCATCTGGGCGTGGAACGACTTCCTCTACCCGCTGATCTACCTGACCAGCCCCGCGAACTACACCGTGCCGATCGGCCTCGCGATGTTCGTCGACGCCTCAGGCACATCGAACTACGGCGGCCTGTTCGCGATGTCACTGCTGTCGCTGCTGCCAGTGATCGGCTTCTTCCTCGCCTTCCAGAAACTCCTGCTGAACGGCATCTCGACGACGGGACTGAAATGA
- a CDS encoding SDR family NAD(P)-dependent oxidoreductase, translating into MTSASITQRRFDGRVAAVTGAASGIGRATALRLAAEGAHVVVIDRAAEDAERTTTAIRTSGGSAETVVVDLGDDAAVSAAGTSLATRHARLHALANCAGVVHVDGSQENPFLERGLTGWDLVMGVNVRGLAGLVLAVAPALVAARGAVVNVSSEAAYRARAGRWIYDASKAAVVSVTRSMAAAFAPDGVRVVGVAPGGTITEMHLQDHADPEAARERMRHGANGNLLNRLAEPEEIAAAITFALSDDASFITGTTLAVDGGGAASR; encoded by the coding sequence ATGACCTCCGCATCCATCACTCAACGTCGCTTCGACGGCCGTGTGGCCGCCGTCACCGGCGCGGCTTCCGGGATCGGCCGCGCGACGGCGCTCCGGCTCGCCGCAGAGGGCGCGCACGTGGTCGTGATCGACCGGGCGGCCGAGGACGCCGAGCGGACGACGACCGCGATCCGCACCTCGGGCGGATCCGCCGAGACCGTCGTCGTCGACCTCGGCGACGACGCAGCGGTCTCCGCCGCGGGGACCTCGCTGGCCACACGACATGCGAGACTGCACGCGCTGGCGAACTGCGCGGGCGTCGTGCACGTCGACGGCTCGCAGGAGAACCCGTTCCTCGAGCGCGGACTCACCGGGTGGGACCTCGTCATGGGCGTCAACGTCCGCGGGCTCGCGGGCCTCGTCCTCGCCGTCGCCCCGGCGCTCGTCGCCGCCCGCGGTGCGGTCGTGAACGTCTCGTCCGAAGCGGCGTATCGTGCACGCGCGGGCCGCTGGATCTATGACGCGAGCAAGGCCGCGGTCGTCTCGGTGACCCGGTCGATGGCCGCGGCGTTCGCCCCCGACGGCGTTCGCGTCGTCGGGGTCGCCCCCGGCGGCACCATCACGGAGATGCATCTGCAAGACCACGCCGATCCGGAGGCGGCACGCGAACGCATGCGGCACGGCGCGAACGGCAACCTGCTGAATCGGCTCGCCGAGCCCGAGGAGATCGCCGCGGCGATCACCTTCGCCCTCAGCGACGACGCGAGTTTCATCACGGGCACGACGCTCGCGGTCGACGGCGGCGGAGCGGCGAGCCGATGA